One stretch of Nomascus leucogenys isolate Asia chromosome 9, Asia_NLE_v1, whole genome shotgun sequence DNA includes these proteins:
- the LOC100597887 gene encoding NADH-cytochrome b5 reductase 1, with protein MGIQPSPVLLASLGVGLVTLLGLAVGSYLVRRSRRPQVTLLDPSEKYLLRLLDKTTVSHNTKRFRFALPTAHHTLGLPVGKHIYLSTRIDGSLVIRPYTPVTSDEDQGYVDLVIKVYLKGVHPKFPEGGKMSQYLDSLKVGDVVEFRGPSGLLTYTGKGHFNIQPNKKSPPEPRVAKKLGMIAGGTGITPMLQLIRAILKVPEDPTQCFLLFANQTEKDIILREDLEELQARYPNRFKLWFTLDHPPKDWAYSKGFVTADMIREHLPAPGDDVLVLLCGPPPMVQLACHPNLDKLGYSQKMRFTY; from the exons ATGGGGATCCAGCCG AGCCCCGTCCTGCTGGCCtccctgggggtggggctggtcACTCTGCTCGGCCTGGCTGTGGGCTCCTACTTGGTTCGGAGGTCCCGCCGGCCTCAGGTCACTCTCCTGGACCCCAGTGAAAAGTACCTGCTACGACTGCTAGACAAGACG ACTGTGAGCCACAACACCAAGAGGTTCCGCTTTGCCCTGCCCACCGCCCACCACACTCTGGGGCTGCCTGTGG GCAAACATATCTACCTCTCCACCCGAATTGATGGCAGCCTGGTCATCAGGCCATACACTCCTGTCACCAGTGATGAGGATCAAGGCTACGTGGATCTTGTCATCAAG GTCTACCTGAAGGGTGTGCACCCCAAATTTCCTGAGGGAGGGAAGATGTCTCAGTACCTGGATAGCCTGAAGGTTGGGGATGTGGTGGAGTTTCGGGGGCCAAGCGGGTTGCTCACTTACACTGGAAAAG GGCATTTTAACATTCAGCCCAACAAGAAATCTCCACCAGAACCCCGAGTGGCGAAGAAACTGGGAATGATTGCCGGCGGGACAG GAATCACCCCAATGCTACAGCTGATCCGGGCCATCCTGAAAGTCCCTGAAGATCCAACCCAGTGCTTTCTGCTTTTTGCCAACCAG ACAGAAAAGGATATCATCTTGCGGGAGGACTTGGAGGAACTGCAGGCCCGCTATCCCAATCGCTTTAAGCTCTGGTTCACTCTGGATCATCCCCCAAAAG ATTGGGCCTACAGCAAGGGCTTTGTGACTGCTGACATGATCCGGGAACACCTGCCTGCTCCAGGGGATGATGTGCTGGTACTGCTTTGTGGGCCACCCCCAATGGTGCAGCTGGCCTGCCATCCCAACTTGGACAAATTGGGCTACTCGCAAAAGATGCGATTCACCTACTGA